In one window of Juglans regia cultivar Chandler chromosome 3, Walnut 2.0, whole genome shotgun sequence DNA:
- the LOC109011061 gene encoding transcription factor TCP2-like, translated as MEAEEIQQAPACKFPRVGNGRNDSSKIGGSDHYPDEEEDGELNRACNVVPGSDAGENANRLRGWNHSRIIRVSRASGGKDRHSKVWTSKGLRDRRVRLSVTTAIQFYDLQDRLGYDQPSKAVEWLIKAAADAIAELPSLNSSFPDTPKQLSDEKRASGGTEQGFDSAEVELDGDPNFQQNQSQLLSLSKSACSSTSETSKGSGLSLSRSEIRVKARERARERAAKEKEKENDSRVAQNVNHMSHNASFTELLTGGISSVNNNGTSPTGSTHQNPCGESNLFHKAAARQWTCSTPMDYVNSGLLGPSSRAHHSSGFSGQSHLGNSIPQAMTMSVPTFNISGDNHSELQHFPFVPDHLIPVAAATSQPGSGPVDYNLNFSISSSGLAGYNRGTLQSNSPSFFPHLQRFSPIDGPNVPFFMASTASASPPMENHHHHQFSPGFDGRLQLYYGDGSRHSDQKGKGKN; from the coding sequence ATGGAAGCGGAGGAGATTCAGCAGGCACCAGCTTGTAAGTTCCCAAGAGTTGGAAACGGTAGAAACGACTCTAGCAAGATAGGGGGTTCTGATCACTACccagatgaagaagaagatggagaactCAACAGGGCTTGCAATGTTGTCCCAGGAAGCGATGCCGGTGAGAATGCAAATCGACTTCGAGGATGGAACCATTCGCGCATCATTAGGGTTTCGCGTGCCTCGGGTGGTAAAGATCGGCACAGCAAGGTCTGGACGTCCAAGGGCTTGAGAGACCGGAGGGTTAGGCTATCGGTTACTACGGCGATTCAGTTCTATGATCTTCAAGATCGGCTGGGTTACGATCAGCCTAGCAAAGCTGTGGAGTGGCTAATCAAGGCTGCGGCTGATGCTATTGCAGAGCTTCCTTCACTAAATAGTTCTTTTCCTGATACCCCGAAGCAGCTGAGCGATGAGAAGCGGGCGAGTGGAGGTACGGAACAAGGGTTTGATTCAGCTGAGGTTGAGTTAGATGGTGACCCAAATTTCCAGCAAAACCAAAGCCAGCTCCTTTCTTTGTCCAAGTCCGCTTGTAGCAGCACCTCAGAGACGAGCAAGGGCTCCGGTTTGTCGCTCTCGCGGTCTGAAATCCGGGTCAAGGCACGTGAGCGGGCCCGGGAAAGAGCAgctaaagagaaagagaaggaaaacgACTCACGTGTTGCTCAAAATGTGAACCACATGTCGCACAATGCTTCCTTTACTGAGCTTCTTACCGGTGGAATTAGCAGTGTTAACAACAATGGTACTAGTCCCACCGGATCAACGCATCAAAACCCTTGTGGTGAGTCTAATTTGTTTCACAAGGCGGCGGCGAGGCAGTGGACTTGTTCGACCCCAATGGACTACGTCAACTCGGGCCTACTGGGGCCTTCGTCCAGAGCACATCACTCATCGGGGTTTTCGGGACAAAGCCACTTGGGAAATTCCATTCCTCAAGCAATGACTATGTCGGTTCCGACATTCAATATATCAGGGGATAATCATTCAGAGCTGCAGCATTTTCCTTTCGTTCCCGACCATCTCATCCCGGTGGCCGCTGCGACATCGCAGCCCGGCAGTGGGCCCGTTGACTACAACCTCAACTTCAGCATCTCATCATCCGGCCTTGCTGGTTACAACAGGGGGACCCTTCAGTCCAATTCACCGTCTTTCTTTCCTCACCTTCAGAGGTTTTCTCCTATAGACGGACCAAATGTACCCTTCTTCATGGCTTCGACGGCTTCAGCGTCTCCACCCATGGAGAATCACCATCACCACCAGTTCTCACCTGGATTCGACGGCCGCTTGCAGCTCTACTACGGCGACGGTAGCCGGCATTCAGATCAGAAGGGTAAAGGAAAAAACTGA
- the LOC109011060 gene encoding F-box protein At5g46170-like → MSPLSSVSPEDLLIDHFDRLPDSLLLLVFNKIGDVKALGRCCVVSRRFHSLVPQVENVIVRVDCVISNDDSSPSSSSSSPSSSSDKSRNPFSNLFRFVFLGTIVKPYQFLTQFLGGPKRPSSSGSSSSSSSLFLAEDGEVDQGGVTHHSPTQVLKNFNEVRFLRIELPGGELGIDDGVLLKWRADFGSTLDNCVILGASSVVYSTKSANDSGADGFCATNNGGGGDDNGSIPESFYTNGGLKLRVVWTISSLIAASARHYLLQPIISEHKTLDNLVLTDADGQGVLCMNRDQLEELRVKPLSASSASKRTQVPALNMRLWYAPHLELPGGMVLKGATLVAIRPSEQSAVAMARKEVSDVSWVSMAFEEPYGTAAKMLVKRRTYCLEMNSF, encoded by the coding sequence ATGTCTCCGTTATCCTCTGTTTCACCGGAAGACCTGCTCATCGACCATTTCGACCGATTACCCGactccctcctcctcctcgtaTTCAACAAGATCGGAGATGTGAAGGCTCTCGGCCGCTGCTGCGTCGTCTCTCGTCGCTTTCACTCCCTGGTCCCCCAGGTCGAAAACGTCATCGTCCGCGTCGACTGCGTCATCTCCAACGACGAttcttccccttcctcctcttcttcctctccttcctcctcctccgaTAAATCCCGCAACCCTTTTTCCAATCTCTTCCGCTTCGTCTTCTTGGGAACGATCGTCAAACCCTACCAGTTCTTGACCCAATTCCTAGGCGGCCCCAAGAGACCGTCTTcttctggttcttcttcttcttcttcctccctgTTTCTCGCTGAGGACGGCGAGGTCGACCAAGGCGGCGTGACCCACCACTCTCCGACCCAGGTTCTCAAGAACTTCAACGAGGTTCGGTTCCTTCGCATCGAGCTTCCCGGTGGAGAATTGGGCATCGATGACGGCGTTTTGTTGAAGTGGAGGGCCGATTTCGGTTCCACTCTCGACAACTGCGTCATTCTCGGCGCGTCTTCGGTGGTCTACTCCACCAAGAGTGCGAACGACAGTGGTGCAGATGGGTTTTGTGCCACTAACAATGGAGGAGGAGGGGACGATAACGGAAGCATACCCGAGTCGTTCTACACGAATGGGGGCCTCAAACTGCGAGTCGTTTGGACTATCAGCTCGCTGATCGCGGCCTCGGCGAGGCATTATTTGCTGCAGCCGATCATTTCGGAGCACAAAACTCTGGATAATCTGGTGCTGACCGATGCGGATGGACAGGGCGTGTTGTGTATGAACAGGGACCAGCTCGAGGAGCTGAGGGTGAAGCCCTTGTCGGCCTCGTCGGCATCAAAGAGGACGCAAGTGCCTGCGCTTAACATGCGGCTTTGGTACGCGCCGCACTTGGAACTGCCCGGTGGAATGGTTTTGAAGGGGGCGACGCTGGTGGCGATTCGGCCTAGCGAGCAGTCGGCAGTGGCAATGGCGAGGAAGGAAGTGTCGGATGTGTCATGGGTTTCGATGGCTTTTGAGGAGCCGTACGGGACTGCGGCAAAGATGCTGGTGAAGCGGCGGACTTACTGCCTTGAGATGAACTCCTTCTGA